From the bacterium genome, the window TGAAAACAGTTGATAGCGAACAGTATATTGCTGATGGTAAAGATGCGGTAGCCCGGGAACTGCGGGGATTACATTTGAATCCGGCAGAGGTGTTTAAATCCGACAAATTCGCGGAAATTTGTGCCGGATTCGGTCTTTCCAATATTTCAGATTTATTTATTCATATCGCACTTGGCAAAATCTCACCAAAACAAGTGAGTAGTAAATTAGTACCGCAACCGGAACCGTCGCCGGAACGAACGACAGAAACAAAACCGCCGTTAACAGAAGAAGTTGTTTTATCCCGTGAAGGAATTAAAGTTAAAGGAGTTCATGATGTTTTGATTCGGTTCGCAAAATGCTGTCGTCCTGTGCCCGGAGATAACGTTCTTGGTTTTGTTACTCGTGGTCGGGGAGTATCAATTCATAAAAAAGATTGTCTGAGTATTCAGCCATTTCTATCTGAAACGAACCGCATTGTTACGGTTGATTGGGATATGGATAAATTGAAAAAGCATTTAGTACCAATTAAGATTGAAATGTATGACCGACCAGGAACGTTAGCTGCTGTTCTAGCAGAAATTGCACATCTGGATATCAATGTACATTCATCGGTAGTGAAAAATATTAAAAATAACCGCGCAATGGGTATCATCACTTTAGAGATATTACGGATAGAACAGCTCAATGAAATTCTAAATCGGTTGCGTCAGATACCAAATGTTTTAAGTGTAAGTCGAACCAAACGAGTAAAGTAACGGAGATTACCGCAATTGATAAAAATATGTCATGAGAAACATACT encodes:
- a CDS encoding TGS domain-containing protein translates to DYIAMPKTNLYQSLHTTVIGPDGEPIEIQIRTKDMHLTAETGIAAHWLYKEKDGKPIAATQQYEKEFAWLRQILEWQQELRDPKEFMEALKIDIFSAQVFVFTPKGEVKELPAGSTPVDFAYAVHTEVGNHCVSAKVNGKIVPLRTLLKTGDIVEIITSKTAKPSRDWLNFVRTSRARSKIQHYLKTVDSEQYIADGKDAVARELRGLHLNPAEVFKSDKFAEICAGFGLSNISDLFIHIALGKISPKQVSSKLVPQPEPSPERTTETKPPLTEEVVLSREGIKVKGVHDVLIRFAKCCRPVPGDNVLGFVTRGRGVSIHKKDCLSIQPFLSETNRIVTVDWDMDKLKKHLVPIKIEMYDRPGTLAAVLAEIAHLDINVHSSVVKNIKNNRAMGIITLEILRIEQLNEILNRLRQIPNVLSVSRTKRVK